From the Astyanax mexicanus isolate ESR-SI-001 chromosome 12, AstMex3_surface, whole genome shotgun sequence genome, the window taaatcagaGTTGGAGCTTCAGGTTTCAGTCAGACTGAAACCCCATTAGGACTCAGTCAGAGAGTCTGTAGACCGTCCTGTTACAGTACAGTAATTATATAGAGTACAGGACCCGGTTCAGTACTGCTCTGTAGTTTAAAGTATGAACCAGTAAAGCCCGGCTGCTGGACCCCAGTCTGGACTGGCCGAAATTCCCCCTCCCAGAATAGCAGCAGCAGCCTGGAGGAGCCGGAGGTATTAATAGATTCTGGGACAAACAGGGATTCAGTTATAATAAACGACAGAGGGGCGCACAGACAGCACCACCAGGCCTGTACACAGTTTATATACGTAGTTATAATAaagtttaatacaatttaatacagtataatacagtacagagtttatatacatatttaatagacagtataatacagtataatacattaCAGAGTTTATATACATACTTATAATATTGAATAATgcaatataatacagtataatacagtataaaatgcTTAAATATGAGCAGCTGTTCTTTTATCTCACCTCACTAGCCTGTTAGCGGCTAGCCTGTTAGTgtttagcggttagcctgttagtgtttagcggctagcctgttagtgtttagcggctagcctgttagtgtttagcggttagcctgttagtgtttagcggctagcctgttagtgtttagcggctagcctgttagtgtttagcggttagcctgttagtgtttagaggctagcctgttagtgtttagcggctagcctgttagtgtttagcggttagcctgttagtgtttaGCGGCTTGCCTGTTAGTGTTTAGCGGCTAGCCTGTTAGTgtttagcggttagcctgttagtgtttaGCGGCTAGCCTGTTAGTGTTTAGCGGCTAGCCTGTTAGTGTTTAGAGGCTAGCCTGTTAGTGTTTAGAGGCTAGCCTGTTAGTGTTTAGAGGCTAGCCTGTTAGTGTTTAGCGGCTAGCCTGTTAGTGTTTAGCGGCTAGCCTGTTAGATTTTAAACCTGTTAGCAatttgattttaaatatataaattcattAATGATGTTAACTGACACTGAATGTGATAGTGCTTATGGAACTGGGAGTAAAGGACAGTAAACTACAAAATAGCAGCGAGAAAAAGGTACaaatattacttattttattttatcaaaataaaagaGTGTTTTTAATTGTGTTGGTGGGTTAGTTAGTTAGAGTCAGCTGTACTTATTCTAATTTCTGCGTTCTGTTCGTCCTGCTGCTATATGGTTCTTGTCTTAACATTTATAAGTGTAGTTTAAGGGTGTGCAGTGTGCACTTAGTCTGTTTGTGATAACAGGACAGTTTGCGTAAATACCTGCCCCCAGTAATACTCAGGAGATAAAGGGTGTTTTACACGGTAtaactgtatgaaaatgtttcaCTTTAAAAtccacacatttttattaaatatacagtaataatatacagCCCATGGCCGCTCTTACACTGTACCAAAACAAACATTAGTTAGTCAACACGCAactgactccatttcccagaaacCCCTGCGTGTCTCCGGCCGCTGATTGGCCTGTTTGTGCAGCGCTGTGGAATTCTGGGAGCGGAGTCCAATCAGGAGCAAGCTGGATCCGCGCGCGGTGTAGAGCTGCTACAGGACCTGATAGAGAGCAGGGAACATGTTGGGCCGGGTTGTGCTGAGCGGCCGCTGCGGGTTCTGGAGCCGGGGACCGAGCGCTGCAGCGCGGCTCCGTTTACCGGGACACCCGGGGAGGAGCAGCAGCACGGAGGTACAGCGGAACTGAGGGAGCAGTGGGAGGACTGGGGGAACAGTGGAATCAGTGGGAGGACTGGGAGAGTGCACTGAGTCAGAAAAGTGATTGTGAAAGAGTTGGGTTGCGTCCCAAaccgcacactcacacacttaatAGTGTGTAAAAGTCGTGCACTAGTTTTAGAAGTGCACACATTAATGTAAAGTATAGACGTATTTGGATTTAGTTGGgtatttgtttgcttgtttatttatttaatgcaaaCTCAAAGTGTTtatacattataattattattataattgagctgtaattgtaattaaaatgtaACGTATAGTTTTAGTAATTATAGTGTGTGTTACACTACCGTTACAGCTTCAAACGGACACACTTCACTTTCCCTGCATTCCAGCTTccagcagctctgtgtgtgtgtgggagagtgtgtgtgagtgagtgagtgtgagaaacagagagagagagtgagtgagtgtgtgtgtgtgtgtgtgtgtgtgtgtgtgtgtgtgagtgagtgagtgtgagaaacagagagagagagtgagtgagtgagtgtgtgtgtgtgtgtgtgggggggaaaGTGTGTGCGCATCTGTACTTCCTCGCGCTCCATCTGCTTCATTTAATTAAGAGCACGAGAGCAACCATGCAGATtcactctccctttctctgtgtctgtcagcctgtctctcactctgtctttctgtctctcactctgtgtctgtatgtctatctgtctctcactctgtctttctgtctctccctgtgtctgcctctctctttatGTGTCTGTCTCTATCACTCTGATTCTTCTGCCTCTTTCTCcatgtgtctgtctctctctctctccttgtgtctgtctgtctctatccttgtgtctgtctgtctttctgtattTCTATATCTGTCTTTCACTAGAGActatttctgtctctttctgtatctgtgaaaatatctttatctgtctgtctcttagtatttctttttttatctcactCTGTCTGTATTTATCTCTCTCATTGGGTCGGTCTTTCAAtctgtctgtatatctctctctgtatctgtctctctgtgtatctTCATCACTCTTGATGTCTGCCTGTTTCtatttgtatctctctctttttctgtcactctttcgatctgtctcagtctgtctgtctctctttctctctatctgtatttctctttaaattcagaggtgctttattggtgtaaaaataatgtaacattCGTATTGCTAAAGCTTAGGTTACATTTTATAAGAAAGTAAACTAAGCAGGTTATACAGTTTAATCTAATAAACTGCTTAAACTgagaaaaaagaataaatcaTTATTAAACAGTACAAATAACTGATAAAGACAGTAATCACTGTATAAGGAAGTAAACAGTGGGTATATTGTATTTCAGTGAGCAGCACTCTGTGCTGGGCAGCTTCTCTGGATCAGAGGAATTTGGGGTATTGTTGCTGATTTTTGTGTAGAATTGCATGCAAATCTCAGTGTTTTTTGAgcattctccctctcttttttctgtctacctgtatctctgtctctctctttctctctctctctctctctctctgagtgctgTGTGTCTCCTGAGCTGAGCTGTCAGTTGTGAGAATAAGAGCATTAGTATGCGCTCTGTTTGAGCACTGCAGCTCCAGGGCAGTAAAGTGCAGTGTTCAGTCATGGTGTGCAAGgagctacaatatatatatatatatatatatatatatatatatatatatatatatatatatatatatatatatatatatacaggattagtttttcaggggtttctggggtaattttctcttttatgggggttttaaacctctgtgattttattcccgtccagaacgatcatctgagaaaattacagtctgaattatctactgtttttctctgaactccgtgccccttcggtaattttagtcccgtccggacgcacatctctgagtttcgtctcctcgcctttaataaaatagatatttgtccactgctgcgcaccgtaattacactttgaacgcaccacggtttccacggagatccacgtaaaaaacacaacagcgagtgaaaatggaggagctactgaacgctgtgatgttgtcatgtgaccgagaTAAAAGcccaaaaactcactgatcctcctgtttttataattgcagtctggatgcaggagttttatcaatAAAGagaagaagtgtaaaatatttttggttTCCTATGTtgtatttacttttaaacatataGAATATTTTATATGCACAGTGTATAAAAACAGCTGTTCGAAATGCGTTTTTTGTTCTGTTATGAAAAGCATGAACTCCTGGTCAGGGCTGCTGGTGATCCAGGCGGTCCAGATCAGTGAGCGCCGGGTCCACGGCCCAAAGGTCGCTCCCTCCTGTACAGTACAGCACCGTCCTGCAGCAGGACTTTATATCCTGCATTAATACTGAACACTCTCAGTACTGTACTGCTGATTCTGAATCAGTACAGGGTTCAGTAGTGGAGGATCACTAGTTctaaatattaaaactgttctaaaTGTTAATCAGtagagtgtgtgtttggttgtgtgtgtgtgtgttagcattagcagtgcTGCCTATTAATGAATTACTTATTGCCTCATAAACTCTGAGGAAAGGTCTGTGAGTACAGATCAGCAGGAAACACTCAGTGTCCCATTATttacactattcatttactactATTAAAAAATCTGGAATCActattcatatttattatattactaataatattttacagTACACTCAGGGTGCACAACTTGTGTGCACAAAATGTTTGATGTGATAACCATGTTGGATATTCTCATGTCGAtgtgaaaaacaaaataattaagatTATAAATGAATGTCATTTGTAAGGTTTTTCGCAGTTTGGTGATCTATTTTACATCACACTACCTCGCTCTACTACACTCTGACTCGCTCtacccacactctacctcaatcttcctcaaacactctacctcactgcctGCCTGATGCTACCCTCAAACtctgcctctacctcactctgactaTTATGCTCTACTTtcctctagatcaggggtgtccaaactttttttgttgggggacagaaggagaaatatatttgaagtctcgggcaacagactctgtaataaaacaaataatgaaatataccactttaaataatactttttcctgattactttcatttacacaccattttacttgacttactatctttatatttgacagtgttgtgtaaactaagatttttcaaattgatgtttcatttcatgatgtctcttaatattaaactccttaattacggcaacttttagactcatttgcccttttctgcactaaaactgcgcactctctctgcttttagactctttggcccgtttttctgcgctagaaatgcgcactctctccgcttttagactctttggcccgtttctgacacctagcgttcaaacgttgaatctcacattataaaaacctgcttaacagcgggccaactttcattctatttctaaaatacctctcgggccgctccaaaaaaggaaacgggacgcaaatggcccgcgggccgtagtttggacaaccCTGCTCTACATCATACTGtgcttctctctacctcactcttctacCTTGCGCTAcatttctctacctcactctacctcaaactaCTTCAGACTTCACTCTCACTACCTCACACTCTGCtacaatctacctcactctaccacactttactTCAGTCTGTCTCACTATCACTTTTTACctcacttaaaatatataatagtgcAGTGTTGTAATTGCTCTTTCTTTAAAAATGAAGACAAAAATACGTAGTGATTTTCACCTatgcaatagtaaaaaaaataaagtggcaGAATAAATGGAAACCTGGTGTTTGggacaaaaatgttattttaggtTTCCAGATTTCTGCACATATTCATGTGAATTATGCTAAACTTTTAAACATAGTTTGTAAAGtcttctttttcatcttctaATGTTTATTTGGGGATGATAGTCTGTAATTGAtctgaacattttaaaactttCCAAAAATGTTTCACACTGTAAACGAACCAGACCATGATTCAACTGGTTTCTTTGATCTGGATCTTCTCACACCTGCAGTTTTAATTTGGAGCACACCTTTCTCCTAAACACTCCAGACTAaattattatatgattataaAATGATGTAATTAGTAGCATgtaattaatgatttataatggtCTCTGATCAGTTTTATCTCTCTGTGTTTTCAGGCGTCTCTGAAACAGACTCCTCTGCACGACTTCCACAGATCTCAGGGGGGGAAGATGGTGGAGTTTGCCGGGTGGAGCATGCCGGTTCAGTACCGGGACAGCCACATCACCTCTCACCTGCACACCCGCCACCACTGCTCCATCTTCGACGTCAGTCACATGCTGCAGGTGAGGGCTCACCTGCTgttttaactttaatataaaacTCAATCACTGTTTATAAACGTGCACAGCACAACATCTCTCAAAGGCAAAGACTGAagcatagctacaccttagcaaccatatagctacaccatagcaaccaccacagataccatagcaacatcttagcaacataTTGTAACCGGTTAGCAACACCGTAGAAATCACTacggatttttttttctctatgatctgtatcgcgatattaaacgatgcagggcccatgatgtcactaGCTCCGCCCCCACCctatctggaccaatcaagagctgattCAGAGCCGAGCTCtcaaacccgagaaaaacagcaaaacaacagtactcagccctttaatcagcatttaaacgtctttttaaaaggtaaataagagcgtttgtttttctgggattaaaagtgtgaattcagctgtaactggaaatatctgcgctgctaaactgtgctCGCGTTTACaggcacgtgcccaaccatgtagatggaggccatgcgtgaggttaccttgtgtttactcctcctcctccccctcacgtttctcaggcagcagcagcctgtcatgcacacagacacagagacagcgctgtgtatctacttctagtGTCAAGAATccaaacattgcaacatgacgtgtttgattttaattgccttaagggatatcacacgtcctgcgatgtgaataTTGtgcatgatatattgtgcagcccttacagacaacaccgtagcaaccagttagcaacaccttaacaaccacactGCTTCCACGTATTATTTTAGTTCtatattttaagattttagtGTCTGTAAAAATGATCTGTTTGATTGCAGACCAAAGTCTATGGGAAGGACAGAGTGAAGTTCATGGAGTCTTTAGTTGTTGGAGACATTGCAGAACTAAAGGACAACCAGgtaattcacaaacacacacacacacacactaacacacacacacacacaaaagttaataattaattagttaattaatataCAATAATTCTGAAAGGATTTAGTCATGCTATAAACTGGTCACAAAGTtagcatttacatttaaaatctaaatgCGTATTTGGCTAATTTctgtgtgatttatatttatttcctaATTAAAGTATATGCAGGTTTTTAAACGTTTGGTAATCATGTGACCTGAGGCtgctgtttgattgtgtgtgtgtattgtgtgtgtgtttgtgtgtgtgtcagggcacCCTCTCTCTGTTCACTAACACTAAAGGAGGAATAATGGATGATCTGATCGTGACGAAGACGGATCAGGGATATCTGTATGTTGTGTCCAACGCTGGCTGTGCAGACAAAGACTCCGCCCACATGCAGGTAACCAATCAGCCTCCCTCATGATAAATgtagtaaatactaataaatactgTGTGTAATTCTCTGATGCAGATATGTTAGATTTAGCACATCAATGTATAATTTAGATTATCACGATACTATAATTCTGTAATACTCGTTATATTATATCTTAGTTCTCTACAgtatttcacagcatctgtgtttctgaagagaataaaatactcctaaataatcaaataccagcaaTTATAGATTAGCAGgagtcagtttcacacaatttaacaaccgATATCCTTCgctgcaggtttattaaccctattcagtttatatatgttgttttacgtatttgttatatatataaaaaatggaaaaactgtAATTGTTATCTCCTGTAaagtgaaatgtgtgtgtgtgtgtttttaggctCGGCTGCGGGAGTTTAAAGCTGCAGGTCATGATGTTGATCTGGAGTATCTGGAGGAGAGTCTGATCGCCCTGCAGGGTAAGAGTTATTCATCACTGTCTCTATACAgggctatatatttatatatatatctttttacgtgtgtttgtctgtatttcattagagatgggaccgatccaaTACAATATTGGTATCGGTGCCGATATTGACATAATTGATGTATCGGATATCAGGCAAAAGTGTGGCCGATCAATATTCCAGTCTGCAGCATGAGCAGCACAATAAACCTGCTCTTCCGTTAAAGTGAAATGCATCACTGATTATAGCGGAATCTAATCAGAAATGAAAAAATTCTATAGACCCATCACTATATTTcattatggtgtgtgtgtgtgcacaggtcCGTCGATGGCCCGGGTTCTGCAGGAGGGTGTGGGTGATGATCTCAGTAAGCTGACCTTCATGACGAGTGTTCTGACCCCAGTGTTCGGGATCCCGGGCTGCAGGGTGACTCGCTGTGGTTACACCGGAGAGGACGGAGTAGAGGTGCGTTTAGTAAAGTCCTGAAATTcatgaatgaaactgaaacacctgtcataattttagtgtgggattttaggtttcatggctaaattggagcagcctggtgatcaatcttcattaattgcacattgcaccagtaagagcagagtgtgaaggttcaattagcagggtaagagcacagttctgctctaaatattacaatgcacacaacattatgggagacataccagagttcaaaagaggacaaattgttggtgcacgtcttgctggagcatctgtgaccaagacagcaagtctttgtgatgcatcaagagccacggtatccagggtaatgtcagcataccaccaagaagcaccaaccacatccaacaggattaactgtggacgctgtaagaggaagctgtctgaaagggatgttcgggtgctaacccggattgtatccaaaaaacataaaaccacggctgatcaaatcacacagaattcaatgtgaacctcaactctcctgtttccaccagaactgtccgtcaccacaataaattattgtgctctaaaaccagctgtttcagtttcattctccaacccctgtagatttatataattatacactATAATTAttagagtgtagttactctttaagaaaTATTTGAGTAGTGTAGAATCTTTTTAAAATAACGTCTTGTCTAAGCTCTATTTTAAcggtctgtgtgtctttgctgtcgtaacgatgggaaaagtacaccttgcatgtctCAAAACTTGTAAAAAGCCTtgcactaattttcttaattaatcatgtgtgcgtaggttgtattcagtcagtggagctcctgtgttttctgttaccaagataaacaagataaaactccagaaatgtacctgaacacacctcatttccagaacaccacgcccatcagtgtagatatattcagaagctctgctgctgtttaaaccaggcagaaGGAAGGAGTGACACTGTTGGCGGGGTGGAAGATAGCAATAAGCCTCGCAACATGCTATATGCagagtgtacgatagggcctATGTCATGTCTTTTTTATGATTCTTAAATTGAAATACGGTAAGGGAAGTGTCCCAATTTCCATCTCAACACTTTAAACACCTGTTAGGAGTTTAGTTTAGATGATAGAGTCTTGtataatttagattaattaatcacagagcatgtaGTGAGTTTTATAACATTTTTCTATCATTTGACGGCACTACTTTTtgaacatttatataaaaaatgtgtgtattcTGTCTCTGTTAGATCTCTGTTCCGCGGGACAGTGTGGTGGCGCTGACGGAGAGACTGCTGGCCAATGATGAGGTGAAACTGGCCGGACTCGGGTCCAGAGACAGCCTGAGGCTGGAGGCGGGGCTCTGTCTCTATGGCAACGACATTGATGAGACCACGACACCTGTGGAAGCAGCACTCGTCTGGACCATCGGTATGTTTTTACTCAGCGGGAgatgagtaaataaataataacatacaATAGAGTCGCGTATCAGAAGTGCTTATAATGCCTACAGGAACTGTAAGAAACGTcaggtttaagttcatgtttactttactttactaataCAGGGTTCAGCATCACTTACcacactctgaatcagttcactACCTGCTCAAAAGCTGCTGAAAGTTTcccagctgaaagatatgagctgtacagaaCTAGCATAAAAACGCTAGATAAcactgcacgatatatcatttaagcatcaccAT encodes:
- the amt gene encoding aminomethyltransferase, mitochondrial, producing the protein MLGRVVLSGRCGFWSRGPSAAARLRLPGHPGRSSSTEASLKQTPLHDFHRSQGGKMVEFAGWSMPVQYRDSHITSHLHTRHHCSIFDVSHMLQTKVYGKDRVKFMESLVVGDIAELKDNQGTLSLFTNTKGGIMDDLIVTKTDQGYLYVVSNAGCADKDSAHMQARLREFKAAGHDVDLEYLEESLIALQGPSMARVLQEGVGDDLSKLTFMTSVLTPVFGIPGCRVTRCGYTGEDGVEISVPRDSVVALTERLLANDEVKLAGLGSRDSLRLEAGLCLYGNDIDETTTPVEAALVWTIGKRRRQVRDFPGADIIIPQIKAKTQRKRVGLISNGPPIRQHTPILSPEGRVIGEVTSGCPSPCLKQNVAMGYVETSFSKAGTPVQVEVRKKMVPAVVSKMPFVPTNYYTGH